One genomic region from Methanorbis furvi encodes:
- a CDS encoding formylmethanofuran dehydrogenase subunit A — protein MPDYLLKNACVIDPVNHISQEIMDIAIVDGRIAEEPSKNSEVIDCGGMLVLPGGIDSHTHICGTKVNFGRYMSPEDMRAGRAPRGRGMRAVSGYSIPTTYGNSYRYAQMGYTTLTEGAMAPLEARHTHEEFRHTPLQDGLILTLFDGDWGVMRAIGAGDIKRAAALIAWRLNAVKGYGVKVTNPLGAEMWSWGKNVECIRKPIPFFDISPAEFITGVIEANEMLGLPHSVHLHCNNLGKPGNYTCTLGTMGLVKDLNEKRQTAYLTHVQFHSYGGSGWGDFCSKAEPVSRMVNLRPQITIDMGQVMFGRTTTMTADGPMEFNLYRLHQDKWSNHDVELETASGVIPVMYRRKNLVNSIMWAIGLELALLVENPWQCLLTTDNPNGAPFVKYPEIIGLLMSREYRDKEFATIHAGTAKRVVLPSLDREMTFDEIAVMTRAGQARALGLLERGKGHLGVGAEADIAVYPIRPDKIDPAKQYAEVIRGFGQTRYTFKGGVMISRDDEILAGSQNRMFWCSPKVPKAYDMDNDPELIRTFERFYSIQKENYPVDENYYIARSMKIETETKL, from the coding sequence ATGCCTGACTATCTTTTGAAAAATGCCTGTGTGATCGATCCGGTCAACCACATCTCGCAGGAGATAATGGACATCGCGATTGTTGACGGACGCATCGCAGAAGAGCCGTCCAAAAATTCCGAGGTCATCGACTGTGGCGGCATGCTGGTACTTCCGGGCGGTATTGACTCCCACACCCATATCTGCGGAACAAAAGTGAACTTCGGCAGATACATGAGCCCTGAGGATATGCGGGCAGGCCGTGCTCCCCGCGGACGCGGCATGCGGGCGGTCTCAGGCTACAGTATCCCGACCACGTACGGCAACAGCTACCGCTACGCCCAGATGGGATACACCACGCTCACCGAAGGGGCGATGGCTCCTCTTGAAGCAAGGCACACGCATGAAGAGTTCCGCCACACACCATTACAGGACGGTCTTATTCTCACACTCTTTGATGGTGACTGGGGCGTTATGCGGGCGATCGGAGCAGGAGACATCAAACGCGCTGCGGCTCTCATTGCATGGCGGCTGAACGCTGTCAAAGGTTACGGCGTAAAAGTCACCAACCCTCTGGGTGCTGAGATGTGGAGCTGGGGTAAAAACGTTGAATGCATCAGAAAACCGATTCCCTTCTTCGACATAAGTCCGGCAGAGTTCATTACCGGCGTGATCGAAGCAAACGAGATGCTCGGACTGCCGCATTCAGTCCATCTGCACTGCAATAATCTGGGAAAGCCCGGCAACTACACCTGCACGCTTGGAACGATGGGACTGGTGAAGGATCTGAACGAGAAACGGCAGACCGCGTATCTGACGCATGTCCAGTTCCACTCCTACGGCGGATCCGGCTGGGGAGATTTCTGTTCAAAAGCAGAACCTGTCTCCAGAATGGTGAACCTGCGTCCGCAGATAACCATCGACATGGGTCAGGTAATGTTTGGACGAACAACCACGATGACCGCTGACGGCCCGATGGAGTTCAATCTCTATCGTCTGCATCAGGACAAATGGAGTAATCATGATGTCGAGCTGGAGACCGCGTCCGGTGTTATTCCCGTGATGTACCGGCGCAAGAATCTGGTAAACAGCATCATGTGGGCGATCGGTCTTGAACTTGCACTGCTGGTGGAAAATCCCTGGCAGTGTCTTTTAACAACCGATAATCCGAACGGAGCGCCGTTCGTGAAGTATCCTGAGATCATCGGGCTTCTGATGAGCCGCGAGTACCGGGACAAGGAGTTTGCGACAATTCACGCAGGGACTGCGAAGCGTGTGGTGCTCCCGTCACTCGACCGCGAGATGACGTTTGATGAGATCGCAGTAATGACGCGGGCAGGGCAGGCGCGGGCACTCGGGTTACTGGAACGCGGCAAAGGACATCTCGGCGTCGGTGCTGAAGCTGATATTGCGGTGTATCCGATCCGGCCTGATAAAATCGATCCGGCAAAACAGTACGCAGAGGTTATCCGCGGGTTCGGCCAGACCAGATACACGTTCAAGGGAGGTGTTATGATCTCGCGCGATGATGAGATTCTGGCAGGCAGCCAAAACAGAATGTTCTGGTGCAGCCCGAAAGTGCCGAAAGCATATGATATGGATAATGATCCTGAGCTTATCAGAACCTTTGAGCGGTTCTACTCGATT
- a CDS encoding 4Fe-4S binding protein — translation MSVLSYFKEFARPAWIKKFFAAKTAPLSAPAYFRDFPELTGNECTHCLECRMICPAPGAIDVVMREDGKWEPQIIRGHCFRCGYCVEICPEEVMTAGDILARKHEQRLAFTHEYEVQVHRKLCMGCGNCTTACPVNREIDPEMGAGGTSVSDDLLMRVVKGRNTVLHNELCKGCKVCEDTCPNGAMHVARRVQAVQKEETADA, via the coding sequence ATGAGCGTTTTGTCTTACTTCAAAGAGTTCGCAAGGCCTGCGTGGATAAAAAAATTCTTTGCCGCAAAAACTGCGCCGCTCTCAGCTCCCGCATACTTCCGCGATTTTCCCGAACTCACCGGCAACGAATGTACGCACTGCCTTGAGTGCAGAATGATCTGTCCTGCTCCGGGAGCAATCGATGTGGTTATGCGGGAAGATGGAAAATGGGAACCGCAGATTATTCGCGGCCACTGCTTCCGGTGCGGTTACTGTGTGGAGATATGTCCTGAAGAAGTGATGACCGCAGGAGATATTCTCGCTCGCAAACACGAACAGAGACTTGCCTTCACGCACGAGTATGAAGTGCAGGTTCATCGAAAACTCTGCATGGGATGCGGCAACTGCACGACAGCGTGTCCCGTAAACCGCGAGATCGATCCAGAGATGGGAGCCGGAGGAACTTCAGTCTCTGACGATCTTCTGATGAGAGTGGTGAAAGGAAGAAATACGGTTCTGCACAACGAGCTCTGCAAAGGCTGCAAGGTCTGTGAGGACACCTGCCCGAATGGGGCAATGCATGTCGCAAGACGCGTTCAAGCAGTACAAAAGGAGGAAACAGCAGATGCCTGA
- a CDS encoding nickel-dependent hydrogenase large subunit translates to MKKVVDISLPIGPVHPCFKEPARIKCETIGERVIATEVELGYVKKGIEKIMIGRPWQETIFLAERVCGICSVVHNTVIVGALESISGIAVSPRAAHLRIILNELDRMQSHLLANYSYCYTIEHETLAMYLLNLRETVMDAIEIMTGTRIMAAYVVPGGVREDITDETAEKIREAIAHVEAELPRFVKMFATGPMIALRSKGIGILSEKDAKESGVVGPTARASGIPRDARANDPLYKELGWKMITRPEGDNFARIMLRFDELFQSTTIIKNALAALPQGPIRLGGRVTAGRCKHTIEAPRGDLTYDIELDAEGQVISVAIQTPSIMNVEVGTHAMMKNLASAADVTSTFISADPCIACAER, encoded by the coding sequence ATGAAGAAAGTGGTTGACATCTCGCTCCCGATCGGGCCGGTTCATCCCTGCTTCAAGGAGCCGGCACGAATCAAATGCGAAACCATAGGCGAACGGGTGATCGCAACCGAAGTCGAGCTTGGCTACGTGAAAAAAGGCATCGAAAAAATCATGATCGGCAGACCCTGGCAGGAGACGATCTTTCTTGCAGAACGGGTCTGCGGAATATGTTCGGTCGTCCACAACACAGTAATTGTCGGAGCACTGGAGAGTATCAGCGGTATCGCCGTATCGCCCAGAGCCGCACATCTGCGGATTATCCTCAACGAGCTTGACCGGATGCAGAGCCATTTGCTTGCAAACTACTCGTACTGCTACACAATCGAGCACGAGACGCTTGCGATGTATCTGTTAAATCTCCGCGAGACCGTAATGGATGCAATCGAGATCATGACCGGCACCCGCATTATGGCAGCATATGTTGTGCCGGGCGGCGTTCGCGAGGACATCACAGACGAGACCGCGGAAAAAATTCGGGAAGCGATCGCTCATGTGGAAGCAGAACTTCCAAGATTTGTGAAGATGTTTGCAACAGGTCCGATGATTGCTCTCCGGTCCAAAGGGATCGGCATTCTGAGCGAAAAAGATGCAAAGGAAAGCGGGGTTGTAGGACCGACAGCAAGGGCAAGCGGTATTCCCCGCGATGCCCGGGCAAACGACCCGCTCTACAAAGAACTTGGCTGGAAGATGATCACGCGACCCGAAGGCGACAACTTCGCCCGCATCATGTTGCGGTTTGACGAACTGTTCCAGTCGACAACAATCATCAAGAACGCCCTTGCGGCTCTGCCGCAAGGACCGATCCGGCTCGGCGGCCGCGTGACTGCCGGCCGCTGCAAACACACGATTGAAGCGCCGCGGGGAGATCTGACGTACGATATCGAACTGGATGCAGAAGGTCAGGTCATCTCGGTCGCCATTCAGACGCCGTCAATCATGAACGTGGAAGTGGGAACGCATGCGATGATGAAAAACCTCGCATCAGCAGCCGACGTGACCTCGACCTTCATCAGTGCAGACCCCTGCATTGCCTGTGCGGAGCGGTAA
- a CDS encoding DUF1959 family protein, with protein MDLIYERNLQPMKLAVLKGTRQDQAVVALAERLGVNRQKMRKILINNCDMMTLENLGPRLEAADAAAKAAAAAGDEISDALSLPHLTTATGILSEAAAAKLRSRAESGTAIAELLAEIVEVVS; from the coding sequence ATGGATCTGATCTACGAACGAAATCTTCAGCCGATGAAACTTGCAGTTCTCAAGGGAACCAGGCAGGATCAGGCAGTGGTCGCTCTTGCCGAACGGCTTGGCGTAAACCGACAGAAAATGCGAAAAATTCTGATCAACAACTGTGACATGATGACGCTGGAAAATCTGGGGCCACGGCTTGAAGCAGCCGATGCGGCAGCAAAAGCTGCCGCGGCTGCTGGCGACGAGATCTCAGACGCTCTTTCTCTTCCGCATCTGACAACTGCAACAGGCATTCTCTCTGAAGCAGCGGCCGCAAAACTCCGCAGCCGTGCAGAGTCCGGCACCGCGATTGCAGAACTTCTCGCAGAAATTGTGGAGGTAGTTTCATGA
- a CDS encoding respiratory chain complex I subunit 1 family protein encodes MIPFLLLLIIAVFAGLLLHGLHRKVIARIQLRPGPPIWQEILHTLKFSFKQTWIPRTASQVMYVAIVLIAVGIWVAALWVVATGASLLILFALYMLHKIVEHGTGLSSGSPYTKFGAIRSVMSAAAELPLLATVAIVYLFTGTLSIGEIAEWNTTHTPLLLLAFPAAVSLYLIILSKAHYGPFSVIEAKELISGYWTEHFGGWRAMLNIAMSLKTVVLLSAFVLLFIGAVPWWLMIILMIVLMISVSFVCASTPMLTPYQVVTIQTVWTLVVLLYGGCVWLVLGGIL; translated from the coding sequence ATGATTCCCTTTCTTCTGCTCCTCATCATTGCAGTGTTTGCCGGACTTCTGCTGCATGGCCTGCACCGGAAGGTCATCGCACGCATTCAGTTGCGGCCGGGCCCCCCTATCTGGCAGGAAATTTTGCACACGCTGAAGTTCTCCTTCAAACAGACATGGATACCAAGGACTGCAAGTCAGGTGATGTATGTTGCAATCGTGTTGATTGCGGTCGGCATCTGGGTTGCGGCACTCTGGGTGGTCGCTACCGGCGCAAGTCTCTTGATCCTCTTCGCACTCTATATGCTGCATAAGATCGTGGAACATGGAACCGGACTGTCGTCAGGCTCTCCGTACACCAAGTTCGGCGCAATCAGATCGGTCATGTCAGCGGCAGCCGAACTTCCGCTGCTCGCAACTGTTGCAATCGTGTATCTGTTTACCGGAACGCTTTCGATCGGGGAAATTGCTGAGTGGAACACCACGCATACGCCGCTTCTTCTGCTCGCGTTTCCGGCAGCAGTATCATTGTATCTGATCATTTTGTCCAAAGCACACTACGGCCCGTTCTCGGTGATTGAGGCAAAGGAACTCATCTCCGGCTACTGGACCGAACACTTCGGCGGATGGCGGGCGATGCTGAACATTGCGATGAGTCTGAAGACGGTTGTGCTGCTCTCGGCATTTGTTCTGCTGTTTATCGGAGCGGTGCCATGGTGGCTGATGATCATTCTGATGATCGTTCTGATGATCTCGGTCTCCTTTGTCTGTGCGTCAACACCGATGCTGACCCCGTATCAGGTCGTGACGATTCAAACAGTCTGGACTCTGGTCGTTCTGCTCTACGGCGGATGCGTGTGGCTGGTCCTTGGAGGGATACTATGA
- a CDS encoding EhaG family protein — translation MITIEMPLVYQIGIAIAFIAIIIAFSAILREKDDIHKLIIIDLIEITGLVVVALIATDLAEALILPGLVVGVAEIMAVSELWLAKEKLQQKHSAKKFDIEVMKTAPPIIGLLLAAYGIFLTGFSGGLIAALGLMIFFLGKNMGEHFAKIENAAGYAWALWVIAFFIFMLFPSQWFLAIMLAAVGIMLKVMAKMSLVGTMRGGE, via the coding sequence ATGATCACCATTGAGATGCCGCTCGTGTACCAGATCGGTATTGCAATTGCATTCATCGCGATCATCATTGCGTTCTCGGCGATCCTTCGCGAAAAGGATGACATCCACAAACTCATCATCATCGACCTCATTGAGATAACCGGTCTTGTCGTGGTCGCACTCATTGCGACCGATCTTGCAGAAGCTTTGATTCTGCCGGGTCTCGTCGTCGGCGTTGCTGAGATTATGGCGGTCTCTGAACTCTGGCTCGCCAAAGAAAAACTTCAGCAGAAACATTCGGCAAAAAAATTCGACATCGAGGTCATGAAGACAGCCCCCCCAATCATCGGCCTTCTGCTTGCAGCGTACGGAATTTTTCTCACCGGATTTTCCGGAGGACTTATTGCAGCGCTTGGTCTTATGATCTTTTTCCTTGGAAAAAATATGGGCGAACATTTTGCAAAGATCGAAAACGCCGCGGGTTATGCTTGGGCACTCTGGGTAATTGCATTCTTCATCTTCATGCTGTTTCCTTCGCAGTGGTTCCTTGCGATCATGCTTGCGGCGGTTGGCATCATGCTCAAAGTTATGGCAAAAATGTCTTTGGTTGGAACAATGCGGGGTGGTGAATAA
- a CDS encoding DUF2106 family protein codes for MSKVQKISEYLADTNNLPKIYAGVVCLIAVIGLLTVPFLVYDESQLYPKSINPESSLNPYDRGGIPFTEPAQIVAQYPENSPAIGYVTAYLTPASWFLANTTMYLGTTIVGHPGGILDEILYYTRGLDTIVEASIFFAAFAIASFLYRRAKQ; via the coding sequence ATGAGCAAAGTCCAGAAGATCTCCGAATACCTTGCAGACACAAATAATCTGCCAAAAATTTACGCAGGCGTCGTCTGCCTCATCGCAGTAATCGGACTTCTCACCGTTCCATTCCTCGTCTACGACGAGTCTCAGCTCTACCCAAAATCCATCAATCCTGAAAGCTCCTTAAACCCTTACGACCGCGGCGGTATACCATTTACCGAGCCGGCGCAGATCGTCGCCCAGTATCCTGAGAACTCCCCTGCGATCGGCTACGTCACCGCGTACTTAACGCCTGCAAGCTGGTTTTTGGCAAACACCACCATGTACCTTGGAACAACCATCGTCGGCCATCCGGGCGGCATCCTTGATGAGATCCTCTACTACACCAGAGGTCTTGACACGATTGTTGAAGCAAGTATCTTCTTTGCGGCTTTTGCCATAGCCTCGTTCCTTTACCGGAGGGCAAAACAATGA
- a CDS encoding DUF2107 family protein: MNELEFIIGCVLLLIGVAATAYPRDKTYLTRLINMEVAEFGLVFIMLAFDEMLALVTFVAVNIVTTLIFVRLIEKQQAREEEQ; encoded by the coding sequence ATGAACGAGCTCGAGTTCATCATCGGCTGCGTACTGCTCCTGATAGGAGTCGCCGCAACCGCATACCCTCGTGACAAAACCTATCTCACGAGACTCATCAACATGGAAGTCGCCGAGTTCGGTCTCGTCTTCATCATGCTCGCGTTCGACGAAATGCTCGCTCTTGTGACCTTCGTCGCCGTCAACATTGTTACGACTCTCATCTTCGTGCGGCTCATCGAAAAACAACAGGCCAGGGAGGAAGAGCAATGA
- a CDS encoding DUF2108 domain-containing protein → MIELVTLLAAFLALIGGIATVLVRNPFDKLITLGILVSGAVILIVKLGYLDIAIVVSLMMPIGTIFVLLLCRKRPEGLQ, encoded by the coding sequence ATGATAGAGCTCGTCACTCTTCTCGCCGCATTCCTCGCCCTTATCGGAGGCATTGCAACCGTTCTCGTCAGAAATCCGTTTGACAAACTGATCACCTTAGGAATTCTCGTATCAGGAGCGGTCATTCTCATCGTAAAGCTGGGCTATCTTGATATTGCCATCGTCGTCTCTCTCATGATGCCGATTGGAACCATCTTCGTCCTCCTCCTCTGCCGCAAACGACCGGAGGGACTCCAATGA
- a CDS encoding DUF2109 family protein, producing MTELVLAICAVIAVYAALRAVLEKNTAKKLPFVTVMNFAVTGVIALILPHPLTLVAAAAYLIGATLEANAIASAMEKLRGEQT from the coding sequence ATGACCGAACTTGTTCTCGCAATCTGTGCGGTCATCGCCGTCTACGCAGCCCTTCGCGCAGTGCTGGAGAAAAACACCGCAAAAAAACTCCCCTTCGTCACTGTCATGAACTTCGCAGTTACAGGAGTCATTGCCCTCATCCTCCCGCATCCGCTGACGCTGGTTGCCGCAGCGGCATATCTTATCGGCGCAACGCTCGAAGCAAACGCCATCGCATCAGCCATGGAAAAACTCAGAGGTGAGCAGACATGA
- the mobB gene encoding molybdopterin-guanine dinucleotide biosynthesis protein B: MRIINIIGHSNSGKTTMITKLVPLLAGVATVATIKHMGHHIWELPKGKDTTVHFEGGAVATTGIDAEKAVMSLRTMDVYEILDFYAWKGYEYAVVEGFKEEGFSCVVLGDLAAKNVVMRDANAEEVFAMRDMFEVYVPKKR; the protein is encoded by the coding sequence ATGCGGATCATCAATATCATCGGCCACTCGAACTCGGGGAAGACAACCATGATCACGAAGCTCGTGCCGCTTCTTGCAGGCGTTGCAACGGTTGCCACAATAAAACATATGGGACATCACATCTGGGAACTGCCGAAAGGAAAGGATACTACCGTGCATTTTGAGGGAGGGGCAGTTGCGACAACCGGTATTGATGCAGAAAAAGCGGTGATGAGTCTTCGGACGATGGATGTGTATGAGATTCTGGACTTTTATGCATGGAAGGGATACGAGTACGCGGTTGTTGAGGGGTTTAAGGAGGAAGGGTTCTCCTGTGTGGTGCTCGGTGATCTTGCGGCGAAAAATGTGGTGATGCGGGATGCGAATGCTGAGGAAGTGTTTGCGATGCGGGATATGTTTGAGGTCTACGTGCCAAAGAAGCGCTGA